The proteins below are encoded in one region of Candidatus Palauibacter soopunensis:
- a CDS encoding MoxR family ATPase yields MEADPRWIDAPDRTPEQEPDETLGAAPEATPDDAEFADRLRESADAVRAELKKVIIGQDDVVEQVLISLFAGGNSLIVGVPGLAKTLLIQTLSDVLHLSFNRIQFTPDLMPSDITGTDIIQEDPETGQRKLVFMKGPLFAHVVLADEINRTPPKTQAALLEAMEEKQVTIQGRTYGLPEPFFVLATQNPIELEGTYPLPEAQLDRFMFQINIGYLPEDEELEVILQTTTTAGDPPGAVLSAEAIAGFQHLVRKVPISEPVARYAVRLARRTRPGRDDAPDYVKQYVAYGGSVRAAQYLVLGGKARALLRGEINVSFDDVRALCAPVFRHRVLTNFHAESERVSTDDLVERLLDDVKPPKSGM; encoded by the coding sequence ATGGAAGCCGACCCCCGCTGGATCGACGCGCCGGACCGCACACCGGAGCAGGAGCCGGACGAGACTCTTGGCGCCGCGCCCGAAGCGACCCCGGACGATGCCGAATTCGCCGACCGCCTGCGCGAGAGCGCCGACGCCGTCCGCGCGGAGCTCAAGAAGGTCATCATCGGCCAGGACGATGTCGTCGAGCAGGTGCTGATCTCGCTCTTCGCCGGCGGCAACAGCCTCATCGTCGGCGTCCCCGGACTCGCGAAGACGCTCCTCATCCAGACGCTCTCCGACGTCCTGCACCTGAGCTTCAACCGGATCCAGTTCACGCCGGACCTCATGCCGTCCGACATCACCGGGACGGACATCATCCAGGAGGACCCGGAGACGGGACAGCGCAAGCTCGTCTTCATGAAGGGGCCGCTGTTCGCGCACGTCGTGCTCGCCGACGAGATCAACCGCACGCCGCCCAAGACGCAGGCCGCCCTTCTCGAGGCGATGGAGGAGAAGCAGGTGACGATCCAGGGCCGGACCTACGGCCTCCCGGAGCCCTTCTTCGTCCTCGCCACGCAGAACCCGATCGAGCTGGAGGGGACGTATCCGCTGCCCGAGGCGCAGCTCGACCGTTTCATGTTCCAGATCAACATCGGCTACCTGCCGGAGGACGAGGAGCTCGAGGTCATCCTCCAGACGACGACGACTGCCGGCGACCCTCCCGGGGCGGTGCTGTCGGCGGAGGCGATCGCGGGCTTCCAGCACCTGGTGCGGAAGGTGCCGATCTCCGAGCCGGTCGCGCGCTACGCCGTCCGGCTGGCCCGGCGCACCCGCCCCGGACGCGACGACGCGCCCGACTACGTGAAGCAGTACGTGGCCTACGGGGGGAGCGTGCGCGCGGCGCAGTACCTCGTGCTCGGCGGCAAGGCGCGGGCGTTGCTGCGGGGCGAGATCAACGTGTCGTTCGACGACGTGCGCGCCCTCTGCGCCCCCGTCTTCCGCCACCGCGTGCTGACGAACTTCCACGCGGAATCCGAGCGCGTCTCGACGGACGATCTCGTCGAACGGCTGCTTGACGACGTGAAACCGCCGAAGTCGGGGATGTAG
- a CDS encoding DUF58 domain-containing protein, translating into MRARIASRTVPGTQFLDPAVLTRIGNLELVARSVVEGFIAGAHGSPFVGLSLDFAAHRQYLPGDDIRKIDWKVYGRTDRHYIKEYEAETNANIFFAVDASRSMDYGSRGITKLDYARYLAACLAYLSASQRDRVGAAIFDEKLLEYIPPSVRHRRLILAALDRVRAETAGDLARPLTQVAESLTRKGIVVLVSDLYTEPKTVLDSVGALRSKGQDVIVFQILDPAEVDFPFEAARSFEDLETGERLPVTPDVMREEYLSLVEGHVGEISKLMIERAIDHELVVTSTPLDAVLFRYLSHRSRRLKGKDR; encoded by the coding sequence ATGCGGGCGCGAATCGCCTCCAGGACGGTGCCGGGAACGCAGTTCCTCGATCCGGCGGTGCTCACCCGGATCGGGAACCTCGAACTCGTGGCGCGTTCGGTGGTCGAGGGCTTCATCGCCGGGGCGCACGGGTCGCCCTTCGTCGGGCTGTCGCTCGACTTCGCCGCGCACCGCCAGTACCTGCCCGGCGACGACATCCGCAAGATCGACTGGAAGGTGTACGGCCGCACCGACCGCCACTACATCAAGGAATACGAGGCCGAGACCAACGCGAACATCTTCTTCGCCGTGGACGCTTCCCGTTCCATGGACTACGGCTCGCGCGGGATCACGAAGCTCGACTATGCCCGCTACCTGGCGGCGTGTCTCGCCTATCTTTCCGCGAGCCAGCGCGACCGCGTGGGCGCGGCGATCTTCGATGAGAAGTTGCTCGAGTACATCCCCCCCTCGGTCCGGCACCGCCGCCTGATCCTGGCGGCGCTCGACCGCGTCCGGGCCGAGACGGCGGGCGATCTGGCGCGGCCCCTCACGCAGGTGGCCGAAAGCCTGACCCGGAAGGGGATCGTCGTTCTCGTCTCCGATCTGTACACGGAGCCGAAGACGGTCCTCGACTCTGTGGGAGCGCTGCGCAGCAAGGGACAGGACGTGATCGTGTTCCAGATTCTGGACCCCGCCGAGGTCGACTTCCCGTTCGAGGCGGCGCGGTCGTTCGAGGATCTTGAGACGGGGGAACGGCTTCCGGTGACCCCCGACGTGATGCGCGAGGAGTATCTCTCCCTGGTGGAGGGGCACGTGGGCGAGATCTCGAAGCTGATGATCGAGCGCGCGATCGACCATGAACTCGTCGTCACCTCGACGCCGCTCGACGCCGTGCTCTTCCGTTACCTGTCGCACCGGTCGCGGCGCCTGAAGGGCAAGGACCGATGA
- a CDS encoding BatA and WFA domain-containing protein: MSFLTPWFLAGLGVLSIPVIIHLTHRQRSRVTVFPSLMFLRKLPFKTMNRRRIRHPLLFALRCIAVILLALAFSRPFFDSVAEVEAGSARDVVILLDVSASLDYEGRWEAALDSARAVLDGLAEGDRVAVATFDERARERVPLTLDLVAARDALADLSTTDLGTRLEAGIQLAGRILAESEDRTREVALVSDFQRTGWEDGGRVRLPDGVSLRAASVAPEEAANVALADAAVRAADDGRVRLLARLANMGDAPVEGLPVSLEIAGRTVATVPVDMPPRGVGTAVFDDLALPEGRSRGRLTVPGDGLAIDNEFRFMAAPEAGLRTLILENNRRGSEGSLFLERALGIGDAPRIETSRTPAADLAAGALSSSDFAILNDADLADAGRAGRLREWVSDGGGLLVVLGRDASMNRWSDAGLALLGAGPGSLVDAADGRRLSWLDYDHPVFELFSGPRSGDFSGARFDRFWSLEPAEGTAVVARFDSGEPALYEHPVGEGRVLVWTSTLDRFWNDLALQPVFLPFVHRLALHATGYREPERWIEAGGVLELTALVGSGAAGVAGLAGDEAEWVLVDPDGDRQPVEVGEGPTWIEFPRAGFYQVALRDDAGRATTVAVNPRITESDLTPVATERVTEAVAGVAPTAAGADGDGSTADGETVPRRAELWRVLLLLAGLVLGVESVLANRWARQRPVSGLAGA; the protein is encoded by the coding sequence ATGAGTTTCCTGACCCCGTGGTTTCTGGCCGGGCTCGGAGTGCTCTCCATCCCGGTCATCATCCACCTCACGCATCGCCAGCGCAGCCGGGTGACGGTGTTCCCGTCGCTGATGTTCCTCCGCAAGCTGCCCTTCAAGACGATGAACCGGCGCCGGATCCGGCATCCTCTGCTCTTCGCCCTGCGCTGCATCGCGGTCATCCTCCTCGCGCTCGCCTTCTCCCGGCCGTTCTTCGACTCGGTGGCGGAGGTGGAGGCGGGGTCGGCCCGCGACGTCGTCATCCTCCTCGACGTGTCGGCGAGCCTGGACTACGAGGGGCGCTGGGAGGCCGCGCTCGATTCCGCGCGCGCCGTGCTCGATGGTCTCGCCGAGGGGGATCGCGTCGCGGTGGCGACGTTCGATGAACGCGCGCGGGAGCGGGTGCCGCTGACGCTCGACCTCGTCGCGGCCCGTGACGCCCTCGCGGATCTGTCGACGACCGACCTCGGGACGCGGCTCGAAGCGGGGATCCAGCTTGCGGGGCGGATCCTCGCGGAGTCGGAGGACCGGACGCGGGAGGTGGCGCTCGTCTCGGACTTCCAGCGCACGGGATGGGAGGACGGCGGCCGCGTGCGGCTTCCCGACGGGGTCTCGTTGCGGGCCGCGAGCGTCGCGCCGGAGGAGGCCGCGAACGTCGCGCTGGCGGACGCGGCGGTGCGGGCCGCGGACGACGGGCGTGTCCGGCTCCTGGCCCGGCTCGCAAACATGGGCGACGCGCCGGTGGAGGGACTCCCGGTGTCGCTCGAGATCGCGGGGCGGACGGTTGCGACGGTCCCGGTGGACATGCCGCCGCGCGGCGTCGGCACGGCGGTGTTCGATGACCTCGCCCTCCCTGAGGGACGGAGCCGCGGGCGCCTCACGGTCCCGGGGGACGGGCTGGCCATCGACAACGAGTTCCGCTTCATGGCGGCGCCCGAAGCGGGTCTGCGCACGCTCATCCTGGAGAACAACCGCAGGGGATCGGAGGGGAGCCTCTTTCTCGAACGCGCCCTCGGCATCGGCGACGCGCCCCGCATCGAGACGTCGCGGACGCCGGCTGCGGATCTCGCCGCCGGCGCGCTCTCGTCGTCGGATTTCGCGATCCTCAACGATGCGGACCTCGCCGACGCGGGCCGGGCCGGCCGGCTGCGCGAGTGGGTGAGCGACGGCGGGGGCCTGCTCGTCGTCCTGGGGCGGGATGCGAGCATGAATCGGTGGTCCGACGCCGGACTGGCACTGCTCGGCGCCGGCCCCGGCTCCCTCGTGGATGCTGCGGACGGCCGTCGGCTGTCGTGGCTCGACTACGACCATCCCGTGTTCGAGTTGTTCTCCGGTCCTCGCAGCGGGGACTTCTCGGGCGCGCGCTTCGACCGATTCTGGAGCCTGGAGCCTGCCGAGGGCACGGCCGTGGTGGCCCGCTTCGACAGCGGGGAACCCGCCCTGTACGAACATCCGGTGGGCGAGGGCCGCGTGCTGGTCTGGACGTCGACTCTCGACCGCTTCTGGAACGACCTCGCGCTGCAGCCCGTCTTCCTGCCCTTCGTGCACCGGCTGGCGCTGCATGCCACCGGATACCGGGAGCCGGAACGCTGGATCGAAGCCGGGGGCGTGCTCGAACTCACGGCCCTCGTCGGATCAGGCGCGGCAGGTGTCGCGGGGCTCGCCGGGGACGAGGCCGAGTGGGTGCTGGTGGATCCGGACGGCGACCGGCAGCCGGTGGAAGTCGGCGAAGGGCCGACGTGGATCGAGTTTCCGCGCGCGGGCTTCTACCAGGTAGCGCTCCGGGACGACGCCGGCCGCGCGACAACCGTGGCGGTGAACCCCCGGATCACCGAATCTGATCTGACGCCGGTCGCGACGGAGCGCGTGACGGAGGCCGTGGCGGGCGTCGCGCCGACGGCGGCGGGAGCCGATGGCGACGGCTCGACGGCGGACGGGGAAACGGTGCCGCGGCGCGCCGAACTCTGGCGGGTGCTGCTGCTGCTCGCGGGGCTCGTGCTCGGAGTAGAAAGCGTGCTGGCGAACCGCTGGGCGCGCCAGCGTCCCGTGTCAGGGCTGGCGGGCGCCTGA
- a CDS encoding DUF4175 family protein: MQRWAKKRNTEQQLLEVVRDVRRRWRVRQLIQGVAVTLGIGFAVFLIATFGIDRLRFDDGAVLAFRILLWAAAAGLLAWFVVRPLLRRVSDTQVALYLEEHEPSLKAAFLAAIERAGSPGARSGLDARLLEVAARRARRVDRGRRVERDRLRRSTAWFAGVATAVLLIALFGPAFQGTAGSLLLSPWKTADAANPYAISVDPGDALIARGSDQLVRAFPQGFETDEVEIAVRRGESEAWERYFMTPAAEDAAFEILLFDLDEPTDYTVSSEGVRSPVFTIEVADLPYVDRIDLEYRFPAYTGLSPRTVEDGGDIAVLRGTEVRLRVTPTMATEAARLAFDGDEEGAALVPVDGAFETSFTVTGETFYRIEFMGPGNRFVIGSPDYLVEPLDDQSPGVRISEPGRDTRLTPIEELYVEVEAEDDFGLGQVELLYSVNGGEESSRVLHGTTRGGTTQLSGGHTFFLEEFGLAPGDVLSYYARATDLRSGGPGGGVESSDIYFVEIRPFDRNYRQAEQGGGGGGGGGGAGMGGELSEQQRQIVAATFRLDRDEDEFDEEEMSENLATLTLLQGRLRQQVEELIAQMRQRGVAGDPSLETVFRELPQAPPAMLEAETRLGERRLSEALAPEQRALQHLQRAEAAFRDVQVQQGGGGGGGTPGSVGAGAEELADLFELELDRLRNQYETVQRGQQQQQDQEVDEALQKLEELARRQQQMNERAAAQPRGAAGGGRGQQQQMIQETEELARELQRLGREGDRADVEESARRLQQAADEMRRAQAQGRRGQGQAEASNALDRLREARRLLENRQVAAVEREVEDAARRAERIAERQRELQGDVNEDPTGSDRDRLTGLRERKAELAREVDRLETDLDRLAREARQDQPDAARRLVEAAGEIRESRLRDKLLFSRGVLGTQTEDYVRNFEEQITQDAENVRARVQAARDALSESDPRRLGRQLDETRDLVRGLESLQERLQQGEDGQGQEGQGQQEGQGQQQGQEGEGQQQGEGQQGGQGEQGGEGQQGGQQQGEGQGQGGRGGQPGQPGQAPRGGQGFAPGGGGGGGGGPWLSPEDVRQFQREFRERGQDARRLRDELGQEGVDVGDLDRAIAGLDRLRTMGDFDDPEELAALQADVLRGLKDFEFALRRELGSQIERFFLSGSDDVPEEYRELVEAYYRALSEDPPP, from the coding sequence ATGCAGCGATGGGCGAAGAAGCGGAACACGGAGCAGCAGCTGCTGGAAGTCGTCCGCGATGTGAGGCGCCGCTGGCGCGTACGCCAACTCATCCAGGGCGTCGCCGTGACGCTGGGGATCGGTTTCGCCGTCTTCCTCATCGCGACCTTCGGGATCGACCGGCTGCGTTTCGACGACGGCGCCGTGCTCGCCTTCCGCATCCTGCTCTGGGCCGCCGCCGCGGGCCTCCTCGCCTGGTTCGTCGTGCGTCCGCTCCTGCGCCGGGTCTCGGACACGCAGGTCGCGCTCTACCTGGAGGAGCATGAGCCGTCGCTCAAGGCGGCGTTCCTCGCGGCCATCGAGCGCGCCGGGTCGCCGGGCGCCCGCTCCGGCCTCGATGCTCGTCTGCTGGAGGTCGCGGCACGGCGCGCCCGCCGCGTGGACCGGGGGCGCCGCGTCGAGCGCGACCGGCTGCGCCGCTCCACCGCCTGGTTCGCGGGCGTCGCCACGGCCGTGCTGCTCATCGCCCTCTTCGGTCCCGCCTTCCAGGGCACGGCGGGCTCGCTCCTCCTGAGCCCCTGGAAGACCGCCGACGCCGCCAATCCCTACGCGATCTCCGTGGACCCCGGCGATGCGCTCATCGCTCGTGGCTCGGATCAACTCGTGCGCGCGTTCCCGCAGGGGTTCGAGACCGACGAAGTGGAGATCGCCGTCCGGCGCGGCGAGTCGGAGGCGTGGGAACGCTACTTCATGACGCCGGCCGCGGAGGACGCCGCGTTCGAGATCCTCCTCTTCGACCTCGACGAGCCCACCGACTACACGGTGAGTTCCGAGGGCGTCCGGTCGCCCGTCTTCACGATTGAGGTTGCGGACCTTCCCTATGTGGACCGGATCGACCTCGAGTACCGCTTCCCCGCGTACACGGGGCTGAGCCCTCGGACCGTCGAGGACGGCGGCGACATCGCCGTGCTGCGGGGGACCGAGGTCCGTCTCCGGGTGACGCCGACGATGGCCACGGAGGCGGCGCGGCTCGCGTTCGACGGCGACGAGGAGGGCGCGGCGCTCGTACCCGTGGATGGTGCGTTCGAGACGAGCTTCACGGTGACCGGCGAGACCTTTTACCGCATCGAGTTCATGGGTCCGGGCAACCGCTTCGTCATCGGCTCGCCCGACTACCTCGTCGAGCCGCTCGACGATCAGTCGCCCGGAGTCCGGATCTCCGAACCCGGACGGGACACGCGCCTCACGCCGATCGAGGAACTGTACGTGGAGGTCGAGGCAGAGGACGACTTCGGGCTCGGGCAGGTGGAACTCCTCTACTCGGTGAACGGCGGGGAGGAATCGTCCCGCGTGCTCCACGGCACGACCCGTGGCGGGACCACGCAGCTCTCCGGCGGACACACCTTCTTCCTCGAGGAGTTCGGCCTCGCGCCGGGCGATGTTCTCTCCTACTACGCCCGCGCGACGGATCTGCGCTCCGGCGGGCCCGGCGGCGGGGTCGAGAGTTCGGACATCTACTTCGTCGAAATCCGTCCCTTCGACCGGAACTACCGCCAGGCCGAGCAGGGCGGGGGAGGGGGCGGAGGCGGCGGTGGGGCCGGCATGGGCGGCGAACTGTCCGAACAGCAGCGGCAGATCGTCGCGGCGACCTTCCGCCTGGACCGCGACGAAGACGAGTTCGACGAGGAGGAGATGTCGGAGAACCTGGCCACGCTGACGCTGTTGCAGGGGCGGCTGCGACAGCAGGTGGAAGAGCTGATCGCGCAGATGCGGCAGCGCGGCGTGGCGGGCGATCCGTCGCTCGAGACCGTGTTCCGCGAACTCCCGCAGGCGCCACCCGCCATGCTGGAAGCGGAGACGAGGCTCGGGGAGCGGCGGCTCAGCGAGGCGCTCGCGCCGGAACAGCGCGCGCTCCAGCACCTGCAGCGCGCCGAAGCCGCGTTCCGCGATGTGCAGGTGCAGCAGGGCGGCGGCGGAGGCGGCGGTACGCCCGGGAGCGTGGGGGCGGGGGCCGAGGAACTCGCGGACCTGTTCGAGCTGGAACTGGACCGCCTGCGGAACCAGTACGAGACCGTTCAGCGGGGCCAGCAGCAACAGCAGGATCAGGAGGTCGACGAGGCGCTGCAGAAGCTCGAGGAGCTGGCGAGGCGCCAGCAGCAGATGAACGAACGCGCGGCCGCGCAGCCGCGGGGCGCCGCGGGCGGCGGCCGGGGCCAGCAACAGCAGATGATCCAGGAGACGGAGGAGCTGGCCCGGGAACTGCAGCGCCTGGGTCGCGAGGGCGACCGGGCGGACGTCGAGGAATCGGCGCGCCGGCTGCAGCAGGCCGCGGACGAGATGCGGCGGGCGCAGGCGCAGGGTCGCCGCGGGCAGGGACAGGCGGAGGCCTCGAATGCCCTCGACCGGCTGCGCGAGGCACGCCGTCTGCTGGAGAACCGCCAGGTCGCGGCGGTGGAACGGGAGGTCGAGGACGCCGCGCGGCGGGCCGAGCGCATCGCGGAGCGTCAGCGGGAACTGCAGGGCGACGTGAACGAGGATCCGACGGGCAGCGACCGGGACCGCTTGACCGGGCTGCGCGAACGCAAGGCCGAACTCGCCCGCGAGGTGGACCGGCTGGAGACCGACCTCGACCGCCTGGCGCGCGAGGCGCGGCAGGATCAGCCGGACGCTGCCCGCCGCCTCGTGGAAGCCGCCGGCGAGATCCGCGAGAGCCGCTTGCGGGACAAACTGCTCTTCTCGCGAGGCGTCCTCGGCACCCAGACCGAGGACTATGTGCGGAACTTCGAGGAACAGATCACCCAGGACGCGGAGAACGTGCGGGCCCGCGTCCAAGCCGCGCGGGACGCACTCAGCGAGTCGGACCCCCGCCGCCTCGGTCGACAACTGGACGAGACGCGCGATCTGGTCCGCGGCCTCGAGTCGCTCCAGGAGCGCCTGCAACAGGGCGAGGATGGCCAGGGCCAGGAGGGGCAGGGTCAGCAGGAAGGCCAGGGTCAACAGCAGGGCCAGGAAGGGGAGGGTCAACAGCAGGGCGAGGGTCAGCAAGGCGGGCAGGGCGAGCAAGGCGGCGAGGGCCAGCAGGGCGGCCAGCAGCAGGGCGAGGGCCAGGGACAGGGAGGTCGTGGCGGGCAGCCGGGGCAGCCCGGCCAGGCCCCTCGTGGCGGCCAGGGGTTCGCGCCCGGCGGGGGCGGGGGAGGCGGCGGCGGACCGTGGCTGTCGCCCGAAGACGTCCGGCAGTTCCAGCGCGAATTCCGCGAGCGGGGACAGGACGCGCGTCGTCTGCGCGACGAACTTGGCCAGGAGGGCGTCGACGTCGGCGACCTCGACCGCGCCATCGCTGGGCTCGACCGCCTGCGGACCATGGGGGACTTCGACGATCCCGAGGAACTCGCGGCGCTCCAGGCCGATGTGCTGCGCGGCCTGAAGGACTTCGAGTTCGCCCTCCGCCGTGAACTCGGGTCGCAGATCGAACGCTTCTTCCTCTCCGGGTCGGACGACGTCCCCGAGGAATACCGCGAACTCGTCGAGGCGTACTACCGGGCGCTGTCCGAGGACCCACCGCCCTGA
- a CDS encoding sulfite exporter TauE/SafE family protein — MAWARAATAATRAGRAHDGWRGRPNAFELAVGFGTNFFDTLGIGSFAPTTSLFKLKKVVPDEEIPGTMMIGHTPPVVIQAFIFIAIISVEPTTLFVLIAAAVLGAWLGAGIVARLPRYRIQVGMGVALLIAAATFLMAIFEITAVGGEASGLSGGSLALAAGCLFVLGALMTIGIGIYAPTMIVVSLMGLNPAVAFPIMMGASAFLMPVAGLRFLKAGRYGLRAALGLAIGGIPAVLIAAFIVRSLPLNAMRWLVVVVVLYAAIAMLRSAVHERRSRATSKGG; from the coding sequence GTGGCGTGGGCGCGCGCCGCCACCGCGGCCACCAGGGCCGGACGGGCGCATGACGGCTGGCGGGGTCGGCCCAACGCGTTCGAACTGGCGGTAGGCTTCGGGACGAACTTCTTCGATACGCTCGGCATCGGCTCCTTCGCCCCGACGACCTCGCTGTTCAAGTTGAAGAAGGTCGTGCCCGACGAGGAGATCCCGGGCACGATGATGATCGGGCACACGCCCCCGGTCGTCATCCAGGCCTTCATCTTCATCGCGATCATCAGCGTGGAACCGACGACGCTCTTCGTCCTCATCGCGGCCGCCGTGCTCGGGGCGTGGCTGGGCGCGGGGATCGTGGCCCGGCTGCCCCGCTACCGGATCCAGGTCGGGATGGGGGTCGCGCTTCTCATCGCCGCCGCCACCTTCCTCATGGCGATCTTCGAGATCACGGCCGTGGGCGGGGAAGCGTCCGGCCTGTCGGGCGGGTCGCTCGCCCTGGCGGCGGGCTGCCTCTTCGTTCTCGGGGCGCTCATGACGATCGGGATCGGGATCTACGCCCCGACGATGATCGTCGTCAGCCTCATGGGCCTGAACCCGGCCGTCGCCTTCCCGATCATGATGGGCGCGTCCGCCTTCCTCATGCCGGTCGCGGGCCTGCGTTTCCTGAAGGCGGGACGCTACGGCCTCCGCGCGGCCCTCGGCCTCGCGATCGGAGGGATCCCGGCCGTGCTGATCGCGGCGTTCATCGTCCGCTCGCTCCCCCTCAACGCGATGCGCTGGCTCGTCGTCGTCGTCGTCCTCTACGCTGCGATCGCGATGCTCCGCTCCGCCGTCCACGAGCGCCGCTCCCGTGCCACGAGCAAGGGAGGCTGA
- a CDS encoding DUF1295 domain-containing protein, translating to MDGATLHSALVWALLAVAPLAFVGLLRLKVPYGRHYTGRGWGPHLPDRVGWILMEVPAPVFFAVVYLAGRSAGDAVPLVFLGIWQCHYLNRTFIYPLRTRTRGKSMPAVVAASGFVFNMVNAYINARWISELAQYGPEWLGDPRFLAGLGVFAAGFVLNLHSDHTLLKLRKPGETGYSIPRGGGFRYVSCPNYLGEVMEWAGWALATWSLAGLAFLLFTAANLVPRALSHHRWYRERFEDYPPGRKAIIPGWI from the coding sequence ATGGACGGCGCCACGCTCCACAGCGCCCTCGTGTGGGCTCTGCTTGCGGTCGCCCCGCTGGCGTTCGTCGGCCTGCTTCGCCTGAAGGTCCCCTACGGCCGCCACTACACCGGGCGCGGCTGGGGGCCGCACCTCCCGGATCGGGTCGGCTGGATTCTCATGGAGGTGCCCGCCCCGGTGTTCTTCGCCGTCGTCTATCTCGCCGGACGGTCGGCCGGCGACGCCGTACCGCTCGTCTTTCTGGGAATATGGCAGTGCCACTATCTGAACCGGACATTCATCTATCCCCTCCGCACGCGGACCAGGGGAAAGAGCATGCCGGCGGTCGTGGCGGCCTCCGGCTTCGTTTTCAATATGGTGAACGCGTATATAAACGCGCGCTGGATCTCGGAACTTGCACAGTACGGCCCAGAGTGGCTGGGCGATCCGAGATTTCTGGCCGGCCTGGGGGTTTTTGCGGCCGGGTTCGTCCTCAACCTCCACTCCGACCACACGCTGCTGAAGCTCCGGAAGCCCGGAGAGACCGGCTACTCCATCCCGCGCGGCGGGGGGTTCCGCTACGTCTCCTGTCCCAACTACCTGGGAGAGGTGATGGAATGGGCCGGCTGGGCGCTGGCGACATGGTCGCTGGCCGGACTCGCATTCCTCCTGTTCACGGCGGCGAACCTCGTGCCGCGGGCGCTCAGCCACCACCGCTGGTACCGGGAACGGTTCGAGGACTATCCCCCGGGGCGGAAGGCGATCATTCCGGGATGGATCTGA
- a CDS encoding M23 family metallopeptidase has protein sequence MSRVGVAALVLAFSLGASCDSPPSPLPPLDVAWAPAAPVQGHLFVIGVAAPSGSGVISAGGEVGGEALHFRRVGPVLESLAAVPISTVDTLDAWVRADYADGRSRIDSLRIPVRAGEYEHERLTVAPRFGSPLNEEDQARLRSDREKAARAAREAHAAPRMWSAVRLPRESRVTSGFGTGREFNGQITSRHMGLDLAGARGATVTAAADGVVAVVDGFLLAGNVVYLNHGGGLLTGYFHLSEQLVSVGDTVTAGTPVGRVGATGRVTGPHLHWVVRYGGTSVDPLSLLALSGIRSIPE, from the coding sequence GTGAGCCGCGTCGGCGTCGCAGCGCTCGTGCTGGCGTTTTCGCTCGGCGCTTCCTGCGATTCCCCACCGTCTCCCCTTCCGCCGCTGGATGTCGCGTGGGCGCCGGCGGCGCCCGTTCAGGGCCACCTGTTCGTCATCGGCGTGGCGGCGCCGTCGGGGTCCGGCGTGATCTCGGCGGGCGGCGAGGTGGGTGGCGAGGCGCTGCACTTCCGGCGCGTCGGTCCGGTGCTCGAGAGCCTGGCGGCGGTGCCGATTTCGACGGTGGACACGCTCGACGCCTGGGTGCGGGCGGACTACGCGGACGGCCGCTCGCGGATCGACTCGCTCCGCATTCCCGTGCGGGCGGGCGAATACGAGCACGAGCGCCTTACGGTGGCGCCGCGCTTCGGATCGCCGCTGAACGAGGAGGACCAGGCGCGGCTGCGGAGCGACCGCGAGAAGGCGGCGCGGGCCGCCCGCGAGGCGCACGCCGCGCCGCGCATGTGGAGCGCGGTGCGGCTGCCGCGGGAATCCCGCGTGACGAGCGGCTTCGGCACCGGCCGCGAGTTCAACGGGCAGATCACGAGCCGCCACATGGGACTGGATCTGGCCGGCGCCCGCGGCGCGACCGTGACGGCGGCGGCGGACGGCGTCGTGGCCGTCGTCGACGGCTTCCTGCTCGCAGGGAACGTCGTCTACCTCAACCACGGGGGAGGATTGCTCACCGGCTACTTCCACCTCAGCGAGCAACTGGTGTCCGTGGGCGATACGGTCACGGCGGGGACGCCGGTCGGACGGGTCGGGGCCACCGGCCGGGTTACCGGCCCCCACCTGCACTGGGTCGTGCGCTACGGCGGCACGAGCGTGGACCCGCTCAGCCTGCTCGCGCTCTCCGGGATCAGATCCATCCCGGAATGA